The DNA segment TATTAGAAAAATCTAAAATGTTCGATGCGAAACTTTATGATTCACAAGCCGAACTCGATGGCACCAATGCGTTTTTAAAGTCAATCGAAAGTGGAAACAATAGCTTTAGTCAAGAGCTAATGGCAACAGAAAGTTATCAAGAATATACATCGTATTTATTACAGTTAAACGAAATTAATATTTCGATTACTAATTACTCAAATGACTATGAAATAAAGCAATCACTACTAGCTAGTGGTGGAATTGCCGAAGCAGAACTGACAACAGCAAAGCTGAATTTGGATACCGCAAGGAATCAGTACAGCAAGTTTGTTTCTGATACCAAACTCAGCCTTAAAACAAAACTTGAAAGATATGCTGAAAACTTGCATAACTTTGAGGGCGAGTTAAGCAATCAATCTAACTTTAGTACACAAACGCTGATTAACATTAACAGTCAAGTACAAAACAAAAATAAAGAACTAAATGCCTTAAAAACCAGAATGAAATCACTTAACCTAAACATGATCGATACAGAACTAAAAGCACCAATTAGTGGTTATGTGAATTTTAATGGCCTGTATTCAGTAGGCGATTACATGAGCCCAGGTAAAGAAGTAGCCACCATCATACCAGAAAATGGCGAAAGTTTTAAAATTCAAATGTATGTACCCAACAAAGATATTTCAAATATCGATGTTGGTGATCAAGTCAAATACAGATTTGATGCCCTGCCATACAAAGAATACGGCGTTCTAGAAGGCAAAATCAAAAATATATCAGTAGATGCCAGTTATAACGAAACACAAGGCACTAGTTACTACTTGGTAGAAAGCACAGTAGTAAACAAGCCAATGGTTTCTTATAAAGGTACACAGGCAACAATAAAAGTAGGCATGAGTTTAGAAGCACAAGTGATTACAGAGAGTAAAAGTGTCTTGCATTATTTGCTTGAAAAGATTGATTTGTGGGATTAGGGGAGGAAAATATGATTAAGATTGAAGAAGGAAAAGTGTTATCAATAGAAAATGTTATTTGTTATCGAGGTGCTATTAATCCAAATGAAAGTATCCGTCAAATAGAGCCCATCTACAAAGTGTAACCTAGACATGATAAACTCATCTCAAATAAAAAAACGAGGTGAATTTTATCAAAAGTAAACAAGCAAATAAAGAAACCTGGGCTACAGCTATCCAAGAACAACAAATCAGCGGGAAAACCCAAAAGGCATGGTGTCAAGAAAATAGTGTGAATATACATAACTTTGCCTACTGGAAAAAAAGATTATCTTCAACATCGATTCAAGAAACTACTTTTGAATCAGGTAGTGCTTTTGAATGGGCAAGTGTGATCGTTGAAAATAATACAAGGGCAAGTAGACTTGAAATTAAAGTTGGTGCTGTAAGTATTTATCTTGAGTCAGATTATGATGAGCAGCTTTTAGTTAAGCTCATCAAAACACTGCAATTGATATGATTAACCGTTTTGAGATTGAAAAAGTTCATTTAGCACTTGGCGCAACAGATCTTAGAAAGAGCATTGATGGTTTGTCCCTCATAGTGCTCCATGTCCTAAAACTTGATCCGTTTTCAACACATCTTTTTGCCTTTTGCAACAAAAGACAAAATTTGATTAAAGTTTTAGTATGGGATAACAACGGTTTTTGGATTCATTATAAACGTCTAGAGAGTGGCTCCTTTAAGTGGCCTCCTATCGGTTTAGGCACCTCTGTCTCCATCAGCCAAAGACAATTTCATTGGCTTTTAGATGGTTTAACTATCTCTCAAGAAAGTGCCCACAAGGCCTCAAAAGAACGCATTCTAATCTGATAAAACATTGGAATTTGAACGTTAAAAAGCTTTTTTTGTTTCGCCGAACATGTTATAATAAAGCATGGATAAAACAACTGAAGCACTTAGGGAAAAACAGAATACAGGTGAGCTGGATGACCTCGTAAACGAGAATGCCAAGCTACAACATGAACTCGAAATTGCCAATGCCAAACTCAAATGGTATGAAGAACAATTCCGTTTGAATGCAACAAAGCGCTTTGGTAAATCAAGTGATACTGTACCGGCTGAGCAGCTTTCTTTTTTTAACGAAGCTGAAATTACTGTGTCAAAAAACGCTGAAGAGCTAACACTTGAAACCATTACGTATAAACGCAAACAAAAACGCGGTACAAATAAAGATTCCTTTAAAGATCTTCCTGTAGAACGTATTATTTATGAACTTGCAGATGGAGAAAAAGCATGTGAAACTTGTCATACCTCCATCAGTGAAATTTCGGAAGAAACTAGAAGAGAACTTAAGATTATCCCAGCAAAAGTTTGCATTGTTGAACACATCCGAAAGGTCTATACGTGTAAAACTTGTCAACAAACAGGTGAAAAAACACCAATTGTTACTGCAAAAATGCCTGCGCCAGTCATAGCTGGGAGTTTTGCCTCACCTAGCCTAGTGGCATACTTAATGTATCAAAAATACGCCGCTGCATTGCCTCTTGACCGACAAGAAAAAAGCTTTAATGATTTTGGCATTGAACTCTCAAAACAAAATATGGCTAACTGGATTATTAAGAGTTCAGACCTTTGGTTGGAACCCTTGTATGATACGATGAGGCGTCATTTGATAAGAGAGACTTTTGTTCAGGCTGACGAAACGCCAATGCGCGTACTGACAAAAGACGGAAAACCGACAGATTCCAAAGCTTACATGTGGCTGTATCGAACAGGAAAGTATGGTAAACCTTTAGTTATGTATGAATACCAGCCTTCAAGAGCAGGCAAACATGCTAAAGCTTTCCTAGAAGGCTTCAGTGGGCACCTCCAAACGGATGACTTTTCTGGATATAACTCTGTTGAAAATGTGACTCGAGTAGGCTGTCTAGCACATGCAAGGCGATACTTTACTGATGCGATAAAAGCGCTTCCAAAAGAAGCTAAAATCGAATCAACTCATGCACATGAAGCACTTGAGTTTTTCAAAGTGATTTTTACGCTAGAATCAGAGTATCAAAAACTAAACTTGTCAGCCAAAGACCTCCTTGAAGCACGTATTAAAGCATTAAAGCCTGAATTTGAGGCTTATTTGGCATGGCTTCATAAAACGTCACCTCAAGTTGTTCCTAAAGGCAAACTAGGTAAAGCTATTCACTACAGCTTATCAAACTGGGAACTCCTCACAAATATATTTGAAGATGGACAGTGTGAACTTTCGAATAATCGGGCTGAACAACTCATTAAGAAATTTGTGATTGGACGTAAAAATTACTTGTTTTGTAAAGGACCACAAGGTGCTAAATCAAGTGCAATCATCTATAGCATCATCGAGACTGCTAAGTTAAACGGTTTGAACCCATTTAACTATCTGACCTATTTGTTTGAAGAACTGCCAAACACAAGATTGGAAAATGATTTATCCTTGGAGCATTTGTTACCTTGGTCAAATCAGTTGCCTGAATCATGTCATGGTACTCTGAATTCTAAAAATGAATAACTTTGATGTAGACATCCTAGCAGCTGAGTTCAGAACCAGTGCTAGGATTTATTTTTTGCATAGATGGGCTCTATTTGATGGATACATAGCTCTGGTGCGATATCGTTAAATTTTTTTAGTGAATTTCATGATATTTTTCTAATGAATTAGTACACTGTGCAAAAATGAAAAATCCCAATAGAAATTAATCTATTGGGAATAAGTACTTCTATTCTGTTCTATTCTATTCTGTTATCTCAAGATAATAATTCTTTCTTATCTAAGATAGTTTAAGTAACTTAATGCAGCATTAACTACAGAAGCATCAAATTCAATATTCTTTGAAGAAATTAAGGTTTCAATGACTTCTTCAATACTTCGTTTAGATCTATAGGGTCTATCCGTTAACATCGCATCAATTGTATCAGCAACAGCAATAATTTGTGACTCTATTAAAATTTCAGATTTCCTTAGTCCATCAGGATATCCACTGCCATCTATACGCTCATGATGTTGCCTCACTATGGTTGCTAATGGGAATCCAAAATCAAATTCTTTAAGTATAACAAAAGCATCATTTGAGTGTTTTTTTACAATCTCATATTCATCAGCAGTTAATTTTCCTGTCTTATTCAAAATCTCTTTTGGAATTTGTACCTTTCCTAAATCATGTAAGTGACCTGCGATATATAGGCATTCCAAATTTAAGTCCGACAAGTTCATGTATCTACCAATTTTAACTGATATGTTTGCAACATTCTCCAAGTGACTTTTTGTGTACATATCTTTTAATTCAATAACTTTTGAAAAAGCAGCTACTATAGAATGCGTCTGGGTTTTCAGCTTTTCCTGCATTTTCATTTGACGATCTATATTTACATGAGTACCTATTACTAATTTAGGTCTGTTCTCTTGCCATGAATATATCTTTGCCTTTGAAGATACCCAAAAATAATAGCCATCTTTATGCTTCAATCTAAATTCATTCTCATAGGTAAGTCTTTGCCCTGAGTAAAATGCATGAATGATTGGTTCACTTCTTTCCAAATCCTCGGGATGAATTAGTTCGGCAAATTTCTTATCACTCATAGGATTCAGCTCACATGCTTGATAGCCTAACATCGATGCCCATTCCTCTGATATTTCTTCCTCACCAGTAATCTTATCACAATACCATATTCCAATCTGTCCAAACTCTGAATAAATATCTAATATTAAGTCTGGTGTTTTATATTTGGATTCTATCATACCTTCTCCTAATCATTGCATATTCTTTATTGAGGTATTTCCCTAAGTAGATTGTACAATATAAATATATCATAAAGTAGAACACTGTGCAAAAATGAAACTACACTATTTACATTTCATATTTACTGTTAATTGGTAATAAATGTGTCTCAGACGATACCTGGTTCGGAGTGGTTTCAGTAGGCAAAGTTATGGATATTCACACTATTTTCTTGACACCATGCCTTTTGGGTTTTCCCGCTGACTTGTTGTTCTTGGATAGCTGTAGCCCAGGTTTCTTTATTTGCTTGTTTACTTTTGATAAAATTCACCTCGTTTTTTTATTTGAGATGAGTTTATCATGTCTAGGTTGCACTTTGTAGATGGGCTCTATTTGACGGATTCAAATGAAATACAGGATAGAATGATTGAACTCGGTAAATACATTGAAAAGTGTGGGGCGGTAGTGAATGGAAGTGTAGTTACAACAACACATAGAGTCTTTGATGATTGTAGAATTGATATGGAAATAATATTACCTATAAACAAAAAAGTATTAAGTTGTAATAAAATGATATTCAAGAATAAAATCAAAATCTATGATGCTCTATATGCTGCTGTTGGTTCTCAATCTGCTTTAGTAATCGGAGCAGTTGGAGGTGCACTTGGTGGTTTAGGTGCAGATATTGTTTGGAATAAGACATTTGATAACTAATCTTAGTGCTTTTGTCTTTACGTTGTTTTCATATTTCTTAATTGCAATAATTGATAAAAAAATTGATTTGAAAAAGAAGTTGCTATCCAGATATAAAAGAAGCAATGTTATCCTTGTATCATTGTTGGTATTAATTTTAGTTAACTTAATTGTGAAATCATATATTGATACGATTATAGCTAAAAACATGCTTTCTGGTATCGTGTATGCGTTGTTTGTTTATTATGGGTTGCTAGGAGTTAAAAAAAGGAGTATTAAGTGAACTTTATAGAATTGGAAAGCGAAGAAATTAAGAATGTTAATGGTGGTGGTCTACTTTCTGCTGGTGCTGGGTTTTTAGCGGGTACGATAATTGGTGCATATGCTGGAATGGTTACAGCTACTGTAGTCTTAGTTCAAACTGGTGATATGAAAAAAGCAGAAGATGCTCTATTAGCAACAACAGTTATGTGTGCTACCACGGGTTTGGCTGTAGGTGCACTAGCACCAGCACCATAATAAATTGAACTAGAAATGGGTTAAAGCTATTAGCTATAGTGAAGAGTTGGATCTTCTAGTTTGAAGTCCAATGAGGTTGTTTTATTAGACTAAAGCTCTTTTGTAGTTCTGTAATTAATATGGTGATTAAGGAAATAAACACCTATAAGAATAGTGCAAGTACTCAATTTAACAGTACTTGTACTATTTTGCTATTAATTTTTTATTACTTAGAGTAACTCATGAATAATAAATAACTACTATTTCAATAAATTCGATAAAAACAGTCTATTGAAATAGTTAGATGAATAAGGAGGAAAAAATGTTTACTATGCTAATTTTGATTACTGTAACAATAATATCGATTGTAATTTATGATAGATATTTTGAAGAGAAACTTCAATTAAAGAATATGTTTATTAAACGATTTCCAAACAAGCAACTTCGATTTGTAATTGCATTAGTATTGTTAACGATCGTAAATGGGGCACTTTTGATTAAAGACTTACATTGGGCAGGTTTTCAATTTGTATCACTAATAATTATTTGCTATATTGTATTTGATACAAAATAAGCGTCTAAAAACAGTGTGACTGGCTGTATCGGGCACCGAAATCGAGTTGGTAGAAGAGGGTTCTTTAAGTTTTAGAACTTTAGATGCTTCAAGCAAATTAATAAATAAAAAGTTAAGAATAGGTCAAGGCATAAAAGTCCTCAAAATGGTAAAACGACTTACGGAGTAACTATTTAATCGAAAGTAGGTATCATCATCTGGCAATGAACGGATCTGTAAACTTAATATTGACTGCTTTGATAAGGACACCCTTCAACAGGACTCTTCGTATGTTCAGATGTTATGACCCTTGCAGATACACGTTATAAACTGATTTTTAAAAAAGACCTACCGGAAGAACTTGTTCGGATTCCGGTGGAACTTATTGAGAGGGATTCTGTTAGAAGGGTTGATTAAACCACCCATGGGGCAAGGTCATTAAGTTAAGACTAAATTGTAGGGTATGTGTGCCTGGTATAGTATAGGATGAACCGTGTAATGAACATATGGCACAAAAATAAAGACCAACGATCAGTACTCAAGTCGTTGGTCTTTTCATGTTTATCTAATTGCTTCCTTTACCCACTTCAGCGACAGCTGAACCGATTGAAATATTGAAGGTACATCCAAGTGGTTATATAGTTGATATGTGACATATGGCAGTCCAATCTGGAAGGCATTTATTTGTCTAGATTTTAAACTTGTTGATCAATTCATCTAGGGCCTTAACCAACTTGATGTTTTCTTTAATAATACTGTCGACGTGCTGGGTCTTTTCTGTAACGGACTTGGTCATTTCAAGTATATCTTCTACACCATGTGCTTCAATGATGGATGACTCTTTTACTGAGTCCATATTTACTGAAATTGTATTGATAGAGCCTGTCAGTTCCTCAGAAATAGCACTGAGTTCTAACATGATATTGCTAAATATATCGGCGTCTTGGTTGTATTGGTCGCTGATATCTGATAACTTGTCATAATCTTTAAGTACATTGTCTTCAATAAAGTTCAATATGCCATTTGAATCGTCAATGAGTTGGTGGACTGAATTTTGAATGTCTGAAACGGTGACTTTGATATTTTCAACTAAGTTTTCTGATTCTGATGCAAGAGTGCCGACTTCACTTGCTACAACTGCAAAACCTTTACCAGCTTCTCCAGCTCTAGCAGCTTCAATTGATGCATTAAGGGCTAACAAGTTGGTTTGAGAGGTAATGCTCAGTATGCCATCTAGGAGGCTACTGATTTTTTCAACCTCGGTTGCCCGTTCTATGGCTGTTTGCAAACGACTTTTAACATTTAAGTAGATATCATTGGCGTTGCTACTGGACTTGACCGCATCTGTTTTTAGTTTAATAGCTTTGCTATTGATATCGGTCGCCTTCATCGCGCCTTCAGAAGCCTTTTCAGCAACTTCTGAGATGGCATCCTGAATTTCAGCTATGGTAAGGGCGACATTTTGAGTAGATTGAGTCGTATTTTCAATAACGCCGGTAATTTCAACTGTGGAGTCCTTAGTTTTACTCATGTTCTCGCCAAGAACCTGCATGTCTTTGAGCATGTTTAGGGATTCTTCAGATAATTCCTTGGATGTATTAATCATACTTGATAGTAACTCTCGAAGTCCACTACGTACTTTGTTAAAGGCGTCAGAAATCATTCCAAGCTCATCTTTTGAGTTGACATCTATCTGACTTGTAAAGTCTAGCTCCTTATACTGTTCTGTACTTTTTATGATCGCCTTCAAAGTGCTATTAAGCGGTATGACGATTAGCAAAATGAAACCTACGGATACAGCAATGATTAGCAATGAAAAGATTACCACCTGAGTGAATATCTCTTGCTTGATTTCCTCTAAGTCGTCTACGTAGATTCCTGTTCCAGCTGTCCAGTTCCATTCATCAAACCCCTTGACAAAGGAGATCTTAGGAAAGGATTTTTCGGGATCCTCATTAGGCTTTGGCCACTGGTACCTTACAACACCTTCACCGTCTTTTTTGACAACTTTAATCATTTCCTGGAACAGAAAGACGCCGTCTGGGTCTTTAAGTCCAGTTGCATCTGTGCCGTTTAGGGCTGTTGCAATGGGGTGCATGAGCATGATGCCTGTTTCATGGTCGTGTACCCAAAAGTATTCAACTTCTGAATATCTATAATTCTCTATGGCTCTTAAGGCATCATTTTGTGCTTCTTCCTCGGTCTTCACTCCATCTTGGTAGAGCTTGTATTGGCGAGTGATCTCTGAATATGGAATATCAACCAATTGTTGCTATTTTACAATTGTACGCTCCTCAATAACGTTGTTTGCCTTGGGTATGATATAAAACATGATTAAGGCAGTAAAAACTAGAATTATGAATACAGCAAGTAAAGATATTTTGTACTTTAATTTAATATTCTTCATAGCATCGCCTCCTCTTATTTATGTACCCTCATACACGGTTATTGAAACCTGTTCAGCCTTGTTATTGCAAAATGAGAAGGCATTTGTGTACAAATAGCAAGTTCTAATTGGCTTAAAAGTGAATCACATTATTACGTTTATCTTAAAAGGAAGATAGTCCGTATCTTATTTGATAAAATTGAGTAGCAACGCATTGTTGCGCTGAGCAATGGTGTGTTGCTTTTTAATGAAGCGGAAAAGTGTCATAATAAGGCATAAGATGCTGAATGATTGAAAAAGTTCAAGGAGAATCTATGACTTACGAATCTATTAGAATTGGGCAACCGCTTGCTACATTAAGAAAAAGAAAAGGCATGTCACAGGACGAGGTGGCAAATTATTTGAAGGTGACTAGGCAAGCCATCTCAAAATGGGAAAGAAATGAAGCTTTACCGGATTTACAGAATATGAAAATGCTTTCAGATTTATTGGAGTTCTCAGTGGATGACTTGATTAACGGCTTGATTTTGGCCGATGCTGAATTAGTAGAGGGTGTAGCCACACTGACCTTCATAGAAAGGGTTCGAGAGTCTTTCGGACGCAGTGCGGAAACTTCTAATTGGTTGGCCGAGGTATTAGGGGCTACTATAGGCTTGGTTTCGGTTCCTATTTTCATCATACTACTTTATATGAAAGTGTCATTCCTCTTATCGGTCTTGGTCTTTTTCTTAGTTCCACCTGCGTATTATGTTGGAAAATGCATACCTGTCATTACGGATTATCTAAGAACTACTGATCATATTGAAGGTAATGAAGAATGGTAATTTAAGATTTTCACGGTGTTGCTACTAAAGCAGTTAGTATAAGTTTTATAGGTACAAATTATTCTAGTTTTACTTCATTTGAGGGGGGTACAAAGTGGATACAGCATTAAGGGTTAGGATTGCTTTTGAAGAAAAAAACACACTTGATAAAGAAGTGGTTTCTCAACTGCTTCACTCATCTAAGCTAGTCAATAAACTTACAAAAGATTTTGTGAACAACCCCTTGTTTGTAGTATTTCGTATGATGGGGTTGAGTGAAATTCCTTGTGCTGAATCGTTATCCTATACTCAAAAAATGATTGACTATGCCAATCAGAAGTTGGCTACTGGCCAGGGCTTCTCTTGTTTGGGCGGGGTAGAGGAAATTGTTCCATGTTATAATGCAATGTTATTTGAAGCATACTGTCGTCTAGGACTTGGAGAAAGTAAAGAAGCCCAGGACGCATTAAATTGGATAAAACAATTTCAACTTTTTAAGCGTAATCATACAACAACTTGGCAACATAAGGGAATTTGTAAACATGGCGGTTGTCTTGGAAAAACACCTTGTTATATTGGAATCGGGAAAACTGTCAGGGCACTTATTACTTACAGCGAATTTATAAATCATGACGATCATGAAATTGAAAACCTGATTAATGAAGGAACTGACTATTTGCTGATGCATAAAATGTTTCAACAACTGTCAAAGCCAGAACCTATCAGTAAACACATAACGGATATTACATTCCCGCAGAGCTATTTCCTGTCATTATCTGATCTGGTCTACATTGCTGGAAAGAGAAAGTTGATGAATGACGAAAATTGTAATTCTATGAAACTACTATTAAAAGAAAAAGAAGTAGAAGAGAACAAGTGGAAAATAGAGTATAATTATGGCTACAAAGGATATGTCGCATTTGAAACCAGACAAAAAGCATCGGAATGGATATCCACTCTATATCCGATTTGGCTCAGCGGAACATAAAAGTTGGTCTTATTTAGGTTTTTTGTCTTAAATGGTTTTTTATCTGCACTAGAGAACTAGATGGTGTTAGGCACTCTCATCTGTTTAATTCTGGATTGCTTCAACAATTAGTGTGTTTTGGTAAGATAACTTATAATGAGTCGTTTGTGACAATTGCAAAATTTGCTATAATCAAAGAGACAGATGAGTGTTATTCGATCCTTATCCTATGAAAGGAGTTAAAGTGAATGAATAAAAAGAACGTATTGATTTATACAGGTATTGCATTTGCATGGTCTTATAGCTTGTGGCTTACAGCGATAGGAATAGCTCTAAATAGCCAAATGAAAATCTATTTGAACGAAGGATTTGTTGAAGCCCTTTATTCCAATGTCTTAACAGGCAAGGTGGCGATAATCTCTGTCATAGCCTTGTTGGCCTCACTTGGTCCATTAGTTGGTGCAGGTGTAGTTTCTCTTATTGATCCAGTGTTTAAAGAGGAATTTAAGCAAAGGTTGTTCATCTATAAATCTAGTAAACCCTATCTTCATGTGATTGGCATATTTTTAGCAATAGGATTTATTCCAGCCATACCGCTTATCTTCATTGAAGGTTTTACTTCAACGCCGATCAGTACTATTTTACTCTACCTAATAACGTTTTTCCTAATACAGCTAGTGACTTCAGGTACAGAAGAATTTGGCTGGCGTGGCTTGATGTTGCCCGAGTTTTTAAAAGAAAACGATGTATGGACAGCAAGTTTTAAAACAGGGCTAGTTTGGGCTGTATGGCACACGCCAATAGTCATGTATATCTTCTATCTACAGGGAATGCCAATGTTTGCAATGCTCTTTTCATTTGTAGGGTTTAGTGTCGGTATTGTAGCAATGTCGGTTGTGCATAGTTACTTCTTTATTAAAACCAAGAGTGTTTTGTTTTCAGTTTTTTTACATGCGACAAGCAATACAATACCACTGATAGCAGGAATGCTGATACTCGATTCGTATAAAACCGCTGTATTTGCTCAACTCTTAATTTGGGGTGTTATTTTTATGATAATGAAAAGGAATCCCGAGATGTTCCCAAAGACAAAAAAGTCCTAGAAATGATTTAGTTGATCAAGTAAAGAAGACTAGAGTGTCGTAAATCAATCAAACTCCTTCAGTTATTGAAGGAGTTTTTTAACATAGCGTGATAGCAATCAGAACCCACCTAAAAATGTAACTACAGTATTTTATTGTGGAATTATGCTATAATACTTGAGCAAATGAATACTTAGCAGTTGATAAGTTGTGCCCGTAAGGAGGAGTCAAATGATACAAGATAGCTCTACTCATAGTTGGAATGTTATTAGTGAAGAATGGTGTGAAATAGCACCCATTGATGAAACAAGACAATATTTTATTATGCCATATATGCTCAGGTTAATGGGAGATGTTTCTGGTAAAAGGATATTGGATCTTGGCTGCGGTGAAGGTGGCTTCTCTCGAGAACTTACCCGTAGGGGTGCGCAAGTTGTTGGAATTGACTGTGCTGCCTATTCCATTGAATTCGCAAAGAAACAATCACTAGAAGAAGGACTAGGCATACAATACTATACAAAGAACAGCAGTGATCTTGATGGAATTGAAAGTTGTGATTTTGATATCGTATTATGTTCAATGATGTTAATGGACTGTGAAGACCTAGATGGAACAATCAAAGAAATCAGTAGAGTATTAAAGCCTAAGGGTAAGTTATTTGCAAGTGTGTTGCATCCTTGTTTTACAGGCAAGAATATTGGAAGAGAAGGTAAAGGAATTGACAGAAAAGTAATAGTTGAAGACTACTTTAATCCAGCAGTATATAATCAAACATTGCCGGGTGGCAATATTGAAGTTGTTTGGAGACATCGAACACTAGAAGAGTATGTGAAGCCTTTTGTGAAACATGGTTTAAATATTACTGACTTAAATGAAGCTCGTCCGACGAGAGAAGAAGCGGATAAATCTGTTCCTATTGCATGGTTGAATAAGATACCACTGTTTCTTTATTGGGTTGTGGAAAAGTAATAAAACACTTAC comes from the Fusibacter sp. A1 genome and includes:
- a CDS encoding methyl-accepting chemotaxis protein codes for the protein MVDIPYSEITRQYKLYQDGVKTEEEAQNDALRAIENYRYSEVEYFWVHDHETGIMLMHPIATALNGTDATGLKDPDGVFLFQEMIKVVKKDGEGVVRYQWPKPNEDPEKSFPKISFVKGFDEWNWTAGTGIYVDDLEEIKQEIFTQVVIFSLLIIAVSVGFILLIVIPLNSTLKAIIKSTEQYKELDFTSQIDVNSKDELGMISDAFNKVRSGLRELLSSMINTSKELSEESLNMLKDMQVLGENMSKTKDSTVEITGVIENTTQSTQNVALTIAEIQDAISEVAEKASEGAMKATDINSKAIKLKTDAVKSSSNANDIYLNVKSRLQTAIERATEVEKISSLLDGILSITSQTNLLALNASIEAARAGEAGKGFAVVASEVGTLASESENLVENIKVTVSDIQNSVHQLIDDSNGILNFIEDNVLKDYDKLSDISDQYNQDADIFSNIMLELSAISEELTGSINTISVNMDSVKESSIIEAHGVEDILEMTKSVTEKTQHVDSIIKENIKLVKALDELINKFKI
- a CDS encoding helix-turn-helix domain-containing protein, translated to MIEKVQGESMTYESIRIGQPLATLRKRKGMSQDEVANYLKVTRQAISKWERNEALPDLQNMKMLSDLLEFSVDDLINGLILADAELVEGVATLTFIERVRESFGRSAETSNWLAEVLGATIGLVSVPIFIILLYMKVSFLLSVLVFFLVPPAYYVGKCIPVITDYLRTTDHIEGNEEW
- the tnpB gene encoding IS66 family insertion sequence element accessory protein TnpB (TnpB, as the term is used for proteins encoded by IS66 family insertion elements, is considered an accessory protein, since TnpC, encoded by a neighboring gene, is a DDE family transposase.), whose protein sequence is MINRFEIEKVHLALGATDLRKSIDGLSLIVLHVLKLDPFSTHLFAFCNKRQNLIKVLVWDNNGFWIHYKRLESGSFKWPPIGLGTSVSISQRQFHWLLDGLTISQESAHKASKERILI
- a CDS encoding CPBP family intramembrane glutamic endopeptidase; translated protein: MNKKNVLIYTGIAFAWSYSLWLTAIGIALNSQMKIYLNEGFVEALYSNVLTGKVAIISVIALLASLGPLVGAGVVSLIDPVFKEEFKQRLFIYKSSKPYLHVIGIFLAIGFIPAIPLIFIEGFTSTPISTILLYLITFFLIQLVTSGTEEFGWRGLMLPEFLKENDVWTASFKTGLVWAVWHTPIVMYIFYLQGMPMFAMLFSFVGFSVGIVAMSVVHSYFFIKTKSVLFSVFLHATSNTIPLIAGMLILDSYKTAVFAQLLIWGVIFMIMKRNPEMFPKTKKS
- a CDS encoding class I SAM-dependent methyltransferase → MIQDSSTHSWNVISEEWCEIAPIDETRQYFIMPYMLRLMGDVSGKRILDLGCGEGGFSRELTRRGAQVVGIDCAAYSIEFAKKQSLEEGLGIQYYTKNSSDLDGIESCDFDIVLCSMMLMDCEDLDGTIKEISRVLKPKGKLFASVLHPCFTGKNIGREGKGIDRKVIVEDYFNPAVYNQTLPGGNIEVVWRHRTLEEYVKPFVKHGLNITDLNEARPTREEADKSVPIAWLNKIPLFLYWVVEK
- a CDS encoding HD domain-containing phosphohydrolase, whose translation is MIESKYKTPDLILDIYSEFGQIGIWYCDKITGEEEISEEWASMLGYQACELNPMSDKKFAELIHPEDLERSEPIIHAFYSGQRLTYENEFRLKHKDGYYFWVSSKAKIYSWQENRPKLVIGTHVNIDRQMKMQEKLKTQTHSIVAAFSKVIELKDMYTKSHLENVANISVKIGRYMNLSDLNLECLYIAGHLHDLGKVQIPKEILNKTGKLTADEYEIVKKHSNDAFVILKEFDFGFPLATIVRQHHERIDGSGYPDGLRKSEILIESQIIAVADTIDAMLTDRPYRSKRSIEEVIETLISSKNIEFDASVVNAALSYLNYLR
- a CDS encoding HlyD family efflux transporter periplasmic adaptor subunit codes for the protein MSEIDVVVKSSGVVRPYKNVNTISNMVTSRVEEVYFQNGDFVQAGETILKLDIEGFEIEENSLLVQLAELEEELELLELYKEAVQTNTNLFALDGTRLEENYHYVYLKYEMERNSLLEKSKMFDAKLYDSQAELDGTNAFLKSIESGNNSFSQELMATESYQEYTSYLLQLNEINISITNYSNDYEIKQSLLASGGIAEAELTTAKLNLDTARNQYSKFVSDTKLSLKTKLERYAENLHNFEGELSNQSNFSTQTLININSQVQNKNKELNALKTRMKSLNLNMIDTELKAPISGYVNFNGLYSVGDYMSPGKEVATIIPENGESFKIQMYVPNKDISNIDVGDQVKYRFDALPYKEYGVLEGKIKNISVDASYNETQGTSYYLVESTVVNKPMVSYKGTQATIKVGMSLEAQVITESKSVLHYLLEKIDLWD
- a CDS encoding IS66 family transposase: MDKTTEALREKQNTGELDDLVNENAKLQHELEIANAKLKWYEEQFRLNATKRFGKSSDTVPAEQLSFFNEAEITVSKNAEELTLETITYKRKQKRGTNKDSFKDLPVERIIYELADGEKACETCHTSISEISEETRRELKIIPAKVCIVEHIRKVYTCKTCQQTGEKTPIVTAKMPAPVIAGSFASPSLVAYLMYQKYAAALPLDRQEKSFNDFGIELSKQNMANWIIKSSDLWLEPLYDTMRRHLIRETFVQADETPMRVLTKDGKPTDSKAYMWLYRTGKYGKPLVMYEYQPSRAGKHAKAFLEGFSGHLQTDDFSGYNSVENVTRVGCLAHARRYFTDAIKALPKEAKIESTHAHEALEFFKVIFTLESEYQKLNLSAKDLLEARIKALKPEFEAYLAWLHKTSPQVVPKGKLGKAIHYSLSNWELLTNIFEDGQCELSNNRAEQLIKKFVIGRKNYLFCKGPQGAKSSAIIYSIIETAKLNGLNPFNYLTYLFEELPNTRLENDLSLEHLLPWSNQLPESCHGTLNSKNE